A region of Haladaptatus caseinilyticus DNA encodes the following proteins:
- a CDS encoding DUF7344 domain-containing protein: MEEMEEAYDLLANSRSRAIIEYFQHHDGAVKVSVLARTIAAEENDVTVDDVSGYQQKIVYNSLVQRQLPRLERQQIIRYNDAQKKIRPTPKTEEVAQYLRIRSAPQHSWEIYYLLAGVFCSFIILASSINFINPALLNGMELNGLIVSVFLIISVFNTYDSWMI; the protein is encoded by the coding sequence ATGGAAGAGATGGAAGAGGCATACGATTTATTGGCAAATTCACGATCTCGAGCGATCATCGAATACTTTCAGCACCACGATGGCGCTGTCAAAGTGAGTGTGTTGGCGAGAACGATCGCAGCCGAGGAAAACGACGTGACGGTCGATGACGTTTCAGGATATCAGCAAAAAATCGTTTACAATTCCTTGGTACAACGACAGCTACCAAGACTCGAACGACAACAGATCATCCGCTACAATGATGCTCAGAAAAAAATACGACCAACACCGAAAACTGAAGAAGTGGCTCAGTATCTGCGCATTCGGTCGGCTCCTCAGCACTCATGGGAGATCTACTATTTGTTAGCCGGGGTTTTCTGTTCATTCATCATTTTGGCATCTTCGATAAACTTTATCAACCCAGCTCTTCTGAATGGAATGGAACTGAATGGACTCATCGTATCGGTATTCCTTATAATTTCAGTCTTTAACACATATGACTCTTGGATGATTTAA
- a CDS encoding glycosyltransferase, with the protein MFADIDDQLRSLRGRTVWMINSAEQGGGVAEMMPQLITLLREIGIQTQWIVIESDDPTFFDFTKRIHNLLHGVGVPEISAEEISCYERESRHIADSIQRCLGPDDIVVCHDPQPLAAGALAVAETGVPSIWCSHIGRDEITPQTKAGWEYLRPWIREYDRTVFSLPEYIPEFLRAKTVCISPAIDPLSPKNKSLAPQELLSLLVNSALVEMSRAITNSPLDRDQPVQRLQPDGSLEPAIIPDDFGILSRPFVLQISRWDRLKGLSPLLRAFVHLKKQNEENTNSNDYKKIASTGLVLAGPSIRSVADDPEGQLVFDELCQEWQRVPPELKRDIALLVMPEDNHDSALVVNALQRCATVVVQNSLQEGFGLTVTEAMWKGALTVGADRGGIRAQICDNENGKLIPDPEAPAEVASVLKTVLTESDEEGVWTHNAQENVRNEYLIFQQARRWIAILDAVGRSHRQNLER; encoded by the coding sequence ATGTTTGCAGACATCGATGACCAACTACGTTCGCTGAGGGGACGAACCGTCTGGATGATCAATTCGGCGGAACAGGGGGGTGGTGTTGCGGAGATGATGCCACAGCTCATCACCCTGTTGCGCGAGATCGGGATACAAACGCAGTGGATCGTGATCGAAAGTGATGATCCAACCTTTTTCGATTTTACGAAACGAATCCACAACCTATTGCATGGAGTCGGCGTTCCGGAGATTAGCGCCGAGGAGATCTCGTGTTACGAACGTGAAAGTCGACACATCGCCGATTCGATTCAACGGTGTCTCGGTCCGGATGATATCGTCGTCTGTCATGACCCACAACCGCTCGCTGCAGGTGCGCTAGCGGTCGCAGAAACCGGTGTTCCATCTATTTGGTGTTCACACATCGGCAGGGATGAAATAACGCCACAAACGAAAGCAGGGTGGGAATATTTGCGACCCTGGATCCGTGAGTACGATCGTACTGTTTTCTCCCTCCCCGAATACATTCCTGAGTTTCTACGAGCGAAGACCGTGTGTATCTCACCGGCTATCGACCCCTTGAGCCCGAAAAATAAGAGCCTTGCACCACAGGAGCTTCTCAGCTTGCTCGTCAATTCGGCACTTGTAGAGATGTCGAGAGCGATTACGAACTCTCCCCTCGATCGTGACCAACCCGTGCAACGGCTTCAACCCGACGGTTCACTCGAACCCGCTATCATTCCGGACGATTTCGGAATCCTGTCCCGACCGTTTGTACTCCAAATCTCCCGCTGGGACCGATTGAAAGGCCTTTCTCCTCTTCTCCGCGCATTCGTTCATTTAAAGAAACAAAACGAAGAAAACACGAATTCCAACGACTACAAGAAAATCGCATCGACGGGACTCGTACTTGCGGGACCAAGCATTCGATCGGTCGCAGACGATCCCGAGGGCCAGTTGGTGTTCGACGAACTCTGTCAGGAGTGGCAACGAGTCCCTCCCGAACTCAAGCGAGATATCGCTCTCCTCGTCATGCCCGAAGATAATCACGACAGTGCTTTAGTGGTGAACGCGTTGCAGCGATGTGCGACGGTGGTCGTCCAGAACTCCCTGCAAGAGGGTTTTGGACTGACCGTGACGGAGGCTATGTGGAAAGGTGCTCTCACGGTCGGAGCGGACAGGGGTGGCATTCGCGCACAAATCTGTGACAATGAAAACGGGAAACTCATTCCCGACCCCGAGGCTCCAGCCGAGGTGGCATCAGTGCTCAAAACGGTACTTACCGAATCGGATGAGGAAGGCGTTTGGACGCACAATGCACAAGAAAATGTCAGAAACGAGTATCTGATATTTCAACAGGCTCGACGGTGGATCGCTATTCTCGACGCCGTCGGACGCTCTCATCGCCAAAATCTGGAGCGGTGA
- the pfkB gene encoding 1-phosphofructokinase: MILTVTLNPAVDHTVELDCVLTDDTVARTDDSQFDPGGKGINVSKYLVEQNVQTVATGFVGDFLGRFLQEELTRSDILTDFVEISGCTRLNTTILTPHAELKINQDGPIIDDTAADLIIEAITRHNPQTVVIAGSLPPGVGPEIIDRVAEAGSWEVVVDVRGEVLHALEGEYALCKPNREELAAATGTDIGSLEDAFSAVRSLREQGFERVVASLGEDGAIMATSDAVLHAPALDVDVVDTVGAGDALLSGVLAERHRGGTDATALCTGVAVASRVVSVSGTSVPVLDDVSGNVEEMSARAY, from the coding sequence ATGATTCTCACGGTTACACTCAATCCAGCAGTCGATCATACGGTAGAACTTGACTGTGTACTCACGGATGACACCGTCGCACGAACCGATGATTCTCAGTTCGACCCGGGTGGCAAAGGGATCAACGTCTCGAAATATTTGGTCGAACAAAACGTCCAAACAGTAGCGACAGGGTTCGTCGGCGACTTCTTGGGACGATTTTTACAAGAGGAACTGACAAGGAGCGATATCCTGACCGATTTTGTCGAGATTTCGGGATGTACTCGTCTGAACACGACGATTCTGACACCTCACGCAGAACTCAAAATCAATCAGGACGGGCCGATTATCGATGATACCGCCGCCGATTTGATCATCGAGGCGATCACGCGTCACAACCCGCAAACGGTCGTCATCGCGGGAAGTCTCCCTCCCGGCGTCGGCCCCGAAATAATCGACCGCGTCGCTGAGGCAGGTTCGTGGGAGGTTGTCGTGGATGTTCGTGGTGAAGTCCTTCACGCCCTCGAAGGGGAGTACGCACTCTGTAAGCCCAATCGTGAGGAATTGGCTGCCGCAACCGGCACAGATATCGGTTCGCTCGAAGATGCGTTCTCAGCGGTTCGGAGCCTTAGAGAACAGGGGTTCGAGCGTGTCGTTGCATCTCTTGGAGAGGATGGCGCGATTATGGCCACATCGGACGCCGTCCTCCATGCGCCAGCTCTCGATGTCGATGTCGTCGATACCGTCGGAGCAGGGGATGCGCTCCTTTCGGGCGTGCTTGCCGAACGGCATCGCGGCGGAACGGACGCGACAGCTCTCTGTACGGGTGTGGCTGTCGCATCGCGTGTCGTTTCTGTCTCCGGTACGAGCGTTCCGGTGCTTGACGATGTTTCCGGGAACGTCGAAGAGATGTCGGCAAGAGCATACTAG
- a CDS encoding PTS fructose transporter subunit IIC, with translation MTDGNTIERFLHSHIISVKEHLMTGVSFMIPFVTIGGIFLALGYALSTFLGGTQATKSIFEATGRPDWFLAQIGVAGLTFMVPILGAYIAYAIADRPGLAPGFLLSYIIQQGNILKAAGNVIGLQGGAAGAGYLGALVAGLAAGYVARWFKRRNVPTMIEPMMPVLIIPVLTMAVLSPIIIFVLGVPVAIANASLTSFLRGMQGSEALLVGAILGAMMAFDMGGPINKVAYVFAVGLLTEQIYQPMAAVMIAGMIPPLGMALSNFIAPQKYTVEMYENAKSAIPLGLAFITEGAIPYGASDPLRVIPSIVAGSVVGGAASMALGITMPAPHGGIFVFLLSNQPVLFLVCIAIGTVTTATVATLLKSDFEETVGSTDSTTSAQTND, from the coding sequence ATGACAGACGGCAACACGATCGAGAGGTTCCTACACTCACACATTATCTCGGTCAAAGAGCATTTGATGACGGGAGTCTCGTTTATGATCCCGTTCGTGACGATCGGTGGGATCTTCCTCGCACTGGGATATGCGCTCTCGACGTTCCTCGGAGGAACGCAGGCAACGAAATCGATTTTCGAGGCGACCGGTCGCCCCGATTGGTTTCTCGCGCAGATCGGTGTTGCCGGATTGACCTTTATGGTCCCGATCTTGGGTGCCTATATCGCCTATGCGATCGCCGATCGTCCGGGGTTGGCCCCCGGTTTCCTCCTCTCCTACATTATCCAGCAGGGGAACATTTTGAAAGCTGCCGGTAACGTCATCGGGCTGCAGGGAGGGGCCGCCGGTGCGGGCTACTTGGGTGCACTCGTTGCTGGACTCGCTGCAGGCTACGTTGCCCGCTGGTTCAAGCGACGGAACGTCCCGACCATGATCGAGCCGATGATGCCCGTCCTCATCATTCCAGTATTGACGATGGCGGTTCTCTCGCCGATCATCATATTCGTGCTCGGGGTTCCGGTTGCCATCGCGAACGCGAGTTTGACCTCGTTCCTCAGGGGAATGCAAGGAAGTGAAGCACTGCTTGTCGGTGCCATCCTCGGTGCGATGATGGCTTTCGACATGGGTGGGCCGATCAACAAGGTCGCATACGTGTTTGCAGTGGGATTGCTTACCGAGCAGATCTACCAGCCGATGGCTGCGGTAATGATCGCGGGAATGATTCCACCATTGGGGATGGCATTGTCGAATTTTATTGCCCCGCAAAAATATACCGTTGAGATGTACGAGAACGCAAAAAGCGCCATTCCGCTCGGACTTGCGTTCATTACCGAGGGAGCGATCCCTTATGGTGCATCCGACCCGCTTCGGGTCATTCCGAGCATCGTAGCCGGAAGCGTCGTCGGGGGAGCCGCGTCGATGGCTCTCGGTATTACGATGCCTGCACCGCACGGTGGTATCTTCGTCTTCCTGCTGTCGAATCAACCCGTATTATTCCTTGTCTGTATTGCGATCGGGACTGTCACGACTGCGACGGTTGCCACACTCCTCAAGAGTGATTTCGAAGAAACGGTTGGGTCGACCGACTCAACGACCTCAGCACAGACAAACGACTAA
- a CDS encoding PTS sugar transporter subunit IIA translates to MTTTIEQDDIDDLIPESHISLEEPPSEKDDCIEYLLDLIESSGRVTDRDTALEALFAREQETTTGVGMGIGIPHAKTDAVTCPSVAFARSTDGVDFGAMDDEPAKLLFMILVPETGAEDHLEILSSLSRALMHEEVRESLSAAKTSTDVQGTLKEALA, encoded by the coding sequence ATGACCACGACCATCGAACAAGACGACATCGACGACCTGATTCCGGAATCGCACATCTCGCTCGAAGAGCCGCCCAGCGAGAAGGACGACTGTATCGAATATCTGCTGGATCTCATCGAGAGCTCCGGACGAGTGACTGACCGCGACACGGCACTCGAAGCGTTATTCGCTCGCGAACAGGAGACGACGACAGGCGTCGGCATGGGTATCGGAATCCCACATGCGAAAACGGACGCCGTGACGTGCCCGTCGGTCGCGTTCGCTCGCTCGACCGACGGTGTTGACTTCGGAGCGATGGACGACGAGCCCGCGAAGCTGCTGTTCATGATACTCGTTCCCGAAACAGGTGCCGAAGACCATCTCGAGATTCTCAGCTCACTGTCGCGGGCACTCATGCACGAGGAGGTACGTGAATCCCTCTCCGCCGCGAAAACGTCCACTGACGTCCAAGGGACTCTCAAGGAGGCACTTGCATGA
- a CDS encoding HPr family phosphocarrier protein, whose product MTERIVEIVPDAGLHARPASKFVETVNEHDATVKLGRADSDDLVPAGSMISITSLGAKCGEEVRLVAEGDDAESTLDALEQVLTTPEGERNDS is encoded by the coding sequence ATGACCGAACGAATCGTCGAGATCGTACCGGACGCTGGCCTTCACGCACGACCAGCCTCGAAGTTCGTCGAGACGGTCAACGAGCACGATGCGACCGTGAAACTCGGTCGTGCTGATTCCGACGACCTCGTGCCTGCTGGGAGTATGATCTCGATCACCAGTCTCGGCGCCAAATGCGGCGAGGAAGTTCGTCTCGTCGCTGAGGGTGACGATGCCGAATCGACACTCGATGCACTCGAACAGGTGTTGACCACTCCGGAGGGCGAGCGAAACGACTCATGA
- the ptsP gene encoding phosphoenolpyruvate--protein phosphotransferase — translation MTNETLGGTGVTPCKGVGTVVWYRPDSALPSKDDFEKVASTNRPMERDRFETARERAHIELEAERDRAAKRVGEMEAAVFDAHMQFLDDPQIDEGVSAAIDEGFPAESAVQHAFEDPIADFEEMDGRMAERADDLRDVRDRLVRLLTGSERVNLATLPRGSVVLAERLTPSDTAQLDTDRIAGFATVTGGRTSHAAIVARSLSLPAVVGVGATLETIEDGTNVIIDGEMDEVCVDPSEDRIAAIETETDVSVIHDRVATADGTEIEVAANVGSPAELKGAVGQGADGVGLFRTEFLFLDRENPPTEQEQYTTYVDALERFPDSRVVVRTLDIGGDKRIPYLDLPAEENPFLGERGIRRSLGPDSDLFETQLRALLRAAANADGGTLSVMFPLVSTVDELDAALNRIDAVAESLDAADTDYALPELGVMIETPGAVFRAEQFAARVDFLSIGTNDLAQYVMAADRENEQVAHLHDPLHPPVLQAIDRSVDAAHDNDAWIGMCGEMAGNPELSELLVGLGFDELSMSAVTLPKVKTNIATTDQMRARDIAAQALTAETRSDVESIIEDQ, via the coding sequence ATGACCAACGAAACACTCGGTGGAACGGGTGTCACACCCTGTAAAGGAGTGGGTACCGTCGTCTGGTATCGACCGGATTCAGCGCTCCCGAGCAAGGATGACTTCGAGAAAGTCGCCTCCACTAACCGACCGATGGAGCGTGACCGCTTCGAAACCGCTCGTGAAAGGGCGCATATCGAATTGGAAGCCGAACGAGACCGGGCGGCCAAGCGCGTCGGCGAAATGGAGGCCGCAGTCTTCGATGCACACATGCAGTTCCTCGATGATCCTCAGATCGACGAGGGCGTGAGTGCCGCTATCGATGAAGGGTTTCCTGCCGAATCCGCCGTTCAACACGCGTTCGAGGATCCCATCGCAGATTTCGAGGAGATGGATGGCCGGATGGCCGAGCGAGCGGACGACCTTCGAGACGTCCGTGATCGACTCGTTCGTCTCCTTACTGGCAGTGAACGCGTGAACTTAGCAACACTGCCACGAGGATCGGTTGTCCTTGCTGAGCGATTGACGCCGAGTGATACCGCTCAGCTGGATACCGATCGAATCGCTGGCTTTGCAACCGTCACCGGCGGCCGCACCTCACATGCGGCTATCGTTGCCCGATCCCTTTCGCTCCCTGCAGTTGTCGGTGTGGGAGCAACCCTCGAAACCATCGAAGACGGTACTAACGTCATCATAGATGGAGAAATGGACGAGGTTTGCGTAGATCCCAGCGAAGACCGAATCGCTGCCATCGAAACCGAGACGGATGTTTCCGTGATACATGACCGCGTTGCAACGGCCGATGGCACTGAAATCGAAGTCGCCGCGAACGTCGGCAGTCCCGCTGAACTGAAAGGAGCCGTCGGGCAGGGTGCTGACGGCGTTGGCCTCTTTCGCACGGAGTTCCTGTTCCTGGATCGTGAAAATCCCCCAACCGAACAAGAGCAGTATACGACGTACGTTGACGCGCTCGAGAGGTTTCCGGACAGCCGTGTCGTCGTTCGAACGCTCGATATCGGCGGAGACAAACGGATTCCGTATCTCGACCTCCCAGCGGAGGAGAACCCGTTCCTCGGCGAACGTGGGATTCGACGGTCGCTCGGTCCCGATTCGGACCTCTTCGAAACGCAACTGCGAGCCCTCTTGCGAGCGGCAGCGAACGCCGATGGTGGAACGTTGAGCGTGATGTTTCCGCTCGTTTCAACGGTCGATGAACTAGACGCCGCACTCAACCGTATCGATGCGGTCGCGGAGTCGCTGGATGCCGCGGATACCGATTACGCGTTACCGGAACTCGGTGTGATGATCGAGACGCCGGGGGCCGTTTTCAGGGCCGAACAATTCGCTGCCCGCGTCGACTTCCTCAGCATCGGGACGAACGACCTCGCCCAATACGTCATGGCTGCCGACCGGGAGAACGAACAGGTCGCACACCTACATGACCCGTTGCACCCACCAGTCCTCCAGGCAATCGACCGAAGCGTCGATGCTGCGCACGACAATGACGCGTGGATCGGGATGTGTGGTGAAATGGCGGGTAACCCCGAACTATCCGAGTTACTCGTCGGTCTTGGGTTCGACGAATTGAGCATGAGCGCCGTTACCCTGCCGAAAGTGAAGACCAATATAGCAACAACAGATCAGATGCGTGCACGTGACATCGCAGCACAAGCACTAACCGCGGAGACACGATCCGACGTCGAAAGCATCATCGAAGATCAATGA
- a CDS encoding PTS fructose transporter subunit IIB → MKLIAITSCPTGIAHSQMAAENLETTGETMGHDISVEVQGAMGAQNELSTEEIDAANAVIIAADTAVDRDRFQGIPLVKATVKDAVNDAESLIREAVKLAGSDAPAETESQADNDEESDEALTGSESSRKQKQLGGDPSKGLFARLKRLFS, encoded by the coding sequence ATGAAACTAATCGCAATCACATCCTGTCCGACCGGAATCGCACACAGTCAAATGGCCGCCGAGAATCTAGAAACGACTGGAGAGACGATGGGCCACGACATATCTGTCGAAGTTCAGGGAGCGATGGGTGCCCAAAACGAACTTTCGACGGAAGAGATCGACGCAGCGAACGCAGTCATCATCGCAGCCGATACGGCCGTCGATCGCGACCGATTTCAGGGAATTCCCCTCGTGAAGGCAACCGTCAAGGATGCCGTCAACGACGCCGAGAGTCTGATCCGTGAAGCCGTCAAACTCGCGGGATCGGACGCACCCGCCGAAACTGAATCGCAGGCGGATAACGATGAAGAGAGCGACGAGGCGCTCACAGGGAGCGAGTCTAGTCGAAAACAAAAACAGCTCGGTGGCGATCCGTCAAAGGGGTTGTTTGCCCGACTCAAGCGTCTTTTTAGCTAG
- the glpR gene encoding HTH-type transcriptional regulator GlpR, giving the protein MLPAQRKRDIVEYVLERDGCSVDELADEMSCSKATIRRDLTDLEERQLIERSHGGAVPIASVGGEKNVREKKVQNLTGKTAIAERAVEEIHHGTVVFFDSGTTTMEVAKKASSEDQFIGVTNSPLIALELREQGVEVELTGGSLRQRTLALVGPTAEQFMESSNFDIVFLGTNGIDEEGFLTTPNAEEARMKELMIENSKRTVLVSDVGKLGKRSFKRFGNLDQINVFVTDEKLSDEHRKWLQDADVHVVDGVTT; this is encoded by the coding sequence ATGCTACCAGCACAACGGAAACGCGATATCGTAGAGTACGTCTTGGAGCGAGACGGTTGCTCTGTAGACGAACTAGCCGACGAAATGAGCTGTTCGAAGGCAACGATTCGACGTGATCTAACCGACCTTGAAGAGAGGCAACTGATCGAACGTTCGCATGGGGGTGCAGTCCCGATTGCATCCGTCGGCGGTGAAAAAAACGTTCGAGAAAAAAAGGTACAGAACCTCACGGGTAAAACCGCCATCGCAGAACGCGCTGTCGAAGAGATTCATCACGGTACCGTCGTTTTCTTCGATTCGGGGACGACAACCATGGAAGTCGCAAAAAAGGCGTCGTCGGAAGATCAGTTTATTGGCGTTACCAACTCCCCACTGATCGCACTCGAGCTTCGAGAACAGGGAGTCGAAGTCGAACTCACCGGCGGGTCACTTCGTCAACGGACACTAGCCCTCGTCGGTCCGACGGCCGAACAGTTCATGGAATCGTCTAACTTCGATATCGTATTTCTCGGGACAAACGGTATCGACGAAGAGGGTTTTCTCACGACTCCGAACGCCGAGGAAGCGCGAATGAAGGAACTCATGATAGAGAACTCGAAGCGAACCGTCCTCGTATCCGATGTCGGGAAGCTCGGCAAACGGAGCTTCAAGCGATTCGGGAACCTCGACCAGATAAACGTCTTTGTTACTGACGAAAAGCTATCGGATGAGCACAGGAAGTGGTTACAGGATGCCGATGTACACGTTGTCGACGGAGTAACAACGTGA
- a CDS encoding alkaline phosphatase PhoX, whose product MVEFTRRKLMSTSVAAALGASVSGVASTQSSADKDKNTPRAPSVKGELKRFSSTAFGAEVTGPFVFGDGTPLYSLQHPSRDNPAPYNESGIGYFKGFQFAMDGGNDDFTELSTPQTNEEKGTVRGANGDYEFLAQGGDPINGGTERLGVTQTPDGMDITLETFAGTQYGDAAYNPDCNQFVATNDEGTEGYLFTNWENSPGNISRIPLSQEPNGEWVADLENAINIANTEPLRDLGGTRINCYGDLTPWNTMISGEENYAHTRVSLTATVGDIVEQGTGNGLIGASQFWNRPNPNGIQEAIEQYYGDESWSIQGYWALTGLEFLAYYLGADPVDQSCDDRNTPTPISDCYPNPYRYGYFVDVREPAAETPQPVKYYVMGRAAWEAPDIQNDLRTVYGCSDGDSKGIYKFVADEEIPSYEDPMDIAGTLHAPKVVNEEAAKKNPPADVDLELEWMALGHATNREIEAWISEYDDISQVEYLETHATTDWEDDLPMALEEADKEVIENGNRNYISNEEIVEWATQYERDGPMAVDEELRKVPFLETRAAAKEIGATIEFNKAEGIDSHDDAGPGDDIYFAISELNDDMANDQGDLQLGRVDGGVVYRGTLEDDYNVSTLESVIVGPDATDPAAIADDALINVDNIYVMDDGRVLCCEDADKFGRSYSNDCMYVYDPNEDAGRRGKGGDNGSDETESDT is encoded by the coding sequence ATGGTGGAGTTTACCAGACGAAAGTTGATGTCAACGTCAGTTGCTGCCGCTCTCGGAGCGAGTGTCTCCGGGGTCGCGAGCACCCAATCTTCTGCGGACAAAGACAAAAACACGCCACGAGCACCCTCCGTGAAAGGAGAACTCAAACGATTCTCATCGACTGCGTTCGGTGCAGAAGTTACCGGCCCGTTCGTCTTTGGGGACGGAACTCCCCTTTACAGCCTTCAACATCCTAGTCGCGATAACCCGGCACCGTACAACGAATCTGGAATTGGATATTTTAAGGGCTTCCAATTTGCCATGGACGGGGGCAACGACGACTTTACCGAACTCTCGACACCGCAAACCAACGAAGAAAAAGGCACTGTTCGAGGTGCGAACGGTGATTACGAGTTCCTAGCTCAGGGCGGTGACCCGATCAACGGCGGTACCGAACGACTTGGCGTTACTCAAACACCGGACGGAATGGACATCACCTTGGAAACGTTCGCGGGTACCCAGTATGGGGACGCTGCGTACAATCCCGACTGTAACCAGTTCGTCGCGACCAACGACGAAGGGACGGAAGGATATCTCTTCACGAATTGGGAAAACAGCCCGGGCAATATTTCGCGAATCCCGCTCTCTCAGGAACCGAACGGCGAGTGGGTTGCCGACTTGGAGAACGCGATCAACATCGCTAACACCGAGCCATTACGTGATCTCGGTGGGACGAGAATCAATTGCTATGGCGATCTCACGCCCTGGAACACGATGATATCCGGGGAGGAAAACTACGCCCATACGCGCGTCTCTCTCACGGCAACAGTTGGAGACATCGTAGAGCAGGGAACCGGAAATGGTCTCATTGGTGCAAGCCAGTTCTGGAACCGACCGAATCCAAACGGGATCCAAGAAGCCATCGAGCAATATTATGGTGATGAATCGTGGAGTATTCAGGGCTACTGGGCTTTGACGGGTCTCGAATTCCTCGCCTATTACCTCGGTGCGGATCCGGTCGATCAATCCTGTGACGACCGGAACACTCCGACCCCGATCTCCGACTGCTATCCGAATCCATATCGGTACGGGTATTTCGTCGATGTACGCGAACCCGCCGCGGAGACGCCACAGCCGGTGAAGTACTACGTGATGGGCCGCGCAGCATGGGAAGCACCGGACATCCAAAACGACCTGCGAACGGTTTATGGGTGCTCTGACGGCGATAGCAAGGGAATTTACAAGTTCGTTGCCGACGAGGAGATTCCAAGCTACGAGGATCCGATGGATATCGCAGGAACCCTCCATGCTCCGAAAGTAGTCAACGAGGAGGCTGCAAAGAAGAATCCACCTGCCGACGTCGATCTCGAACTCGAGTGGATGGCGTTGGGTCACGCCACCAACCGCGAAATTGAAGCTTGGATCAGTGAATACGACGACATATCCCAAGTGGAGTATCTGGAAACGCACGCCACCACCGATTGGGAGGACGACCTACCAATGGCACTCGAAGAGGCCGACAAGGAGGTAATCGAGAACGGTAACCGGAACTACATCTCGAACGAAGAGATAGTGGAGTGGGCAACCCAGTACGAAAGGGATGGACCGATGGCCGTCGACGAGGAACTCAGAAAGGTTCCATTCCTCGAAACGCGTGCAGCCGCCAAGGAGATCGGCGCGACCATCGAGTTCAACAAGGCTGAAGGAATCGACAGCCATGACGATGCCGGTCCGGGCGACGACATTTATTTTGCTATCTCCGAACTCAACGATGACATGGCTAATGACCAGGGAGACCTCCAGCTAGGACGCGTGGATGGCGGAGTCGTTTACCGGGGTACGCTCGAGGACGATTACAACGTTTCGACGCTTGAATCCGTCATCGTTGGCCCGGATGCGACCGATCCTGCCGCCATCGCGGATGATGCCCTGATTAACGTCGACAATATCTACGTGATGGATGATGGTCGCGTTCTTTGTTGTGAAGACGCGGATAAGTTCGGACGGTCGTACAGCAACGATTGCATGTACGTTTACGATCCAAACGAGGACGCTGGACGCCGCGGAAAGGGCGGAGATAACGGATCGGACGAGACCGAATCCGATACGTAG
- a CDS encoding HAD family hydrolase → MPRFQTVLFDMDGVLVDSESFWQQFWRDQVFVHAKTGDPTLADVNGRNFRESLEELATTYGLPGGPERYERRFETAAETVYGEQVSITPGMPDFFALLRDRGVKVGIVSSAPADWIETVIQRFDLAPIDTVVSAEQIDRPGKPEPFIYEHAAAELDVPPATCLVVEDSVNGAQAAARAGSTVIRFRRNTTVPATDHTDSVAHSPDDLQRTILKLLS, encoded by the coding sequence ATGCCTCGATTTCAGACCGTCCTCTTCGATATGGATGGCGTCCTCGTCGATTCGGAATCGTTCTGGCAACAGTTCTGGCGTGACCAGGTTTTCGTCCACGCAAAAACCGGCGACCCAACGCTGGCGGACGTGAACGGGCGCAATTTCCGCGAGAGCCTCGAAGAACTCGCAACGACGTATGGTCTTCCGGGCGGACCCGAACGCTATGAACGCCGGTTCGAAACGGCTGCGGAGACGGTGTATGGCGAGCAAGTTTCGATTACGCCCGGAATGCCGGACTTTTTTGCTCTGCTTCGCGACCGCGGGGTCAAGGTCGGAATCGTGTCATCAGCGCCGGCGGATTGGATCGAAACGGTTATCCAGCGGTTCGATCTGGCACCGATCGACACTGTGGTGAGTGCTGAACAAATCGATCGACCAGGCAAACCGGAACCCTTCATCTACGAGCACGCAGCCGCCGAACTTGACGTCCCTCCCGCCACCTGCCTCGTGGTCGAAGACTCCGTCAACGGTGCCCAAGCGGCAGCACGAGCGGGAAGTACTGTGATTCGGTTTCGTCGCAACACTACTGTGCCGGCTACTGACCACACTGACTCTGTCGCCCACTCTCCAGACGATCTTCAGCGAACGATTCTCAAATTACTCTCCTAG